From the Montipora capricornis isolate CH-2021 chromosome 2, ASM3666992v2, whole genome shotgun sequence genome, one window contains:
- the LOC138033047 gene encoding uncharacterized protein yields MKRCNSSEDCHEFRKKEPHLQVQEVTLRGKSTQSSSSTVKSVLKRSIELKQAQRKEEEKRKEDTASKCKDNLALKQWATILSDAGYYCEVRSLVTSMDFMPFPESKEAPCFALIVERSRDLPFSEISGPFQAARLLVYPNGEWQIDSPIVEYRRLQVGMLSMPIKSGQLIDLARKWLSEKHVLCPGLVGSDGEKLEKELGYIPKNVSVYGRNYVRSVGCKIWHVPGSNYDQMQKMCGECLECYRYVKNALAKKQSLSSSKREKRQNPSSNYAIKYLTPRSKSIRLGKTRKLRSRMTKKVRKLYKQTSIELPQEQSSELCKLVQEIENSNEGKQELETIFSEGNQLTDKKGYKAGNCVKGIWEKDRDGFFKDQRKNVTGKNGNRWSAVTIRVALAVYTRSPSAYEALHNLKILQLPHSKTWKKVINAGSEKAGIDEEYLLNQHKTYTMFQKERERIGHPRPLGHGVMMWDEVKIQMKIAWNLKGAGITGFSTSEDELKVLHDVFSTAVEPGAQKASYIVQFLWRDLTSNFDLIGPYFPVGSSMQSSVLQEFLMLTLKALTSYGFKVSIMLCDGASSNLTVLKLLSGHPKAQFPARPDAETSRECYYVDASLTNPEDPLGNPIFVMICPSHQLKNMIAALYSSREQGAKDFCKDEEKFGWSTVERVFTQELERAENGLSRRVPGLKYAFVYRDNWTRLNVRPAKIMQQRFMIAAIKDLANEPNEDASACGKTAEYLEACNLIFEQGLLSRRRINDEKSPVLANVRKGMEFFENWCASHEGTVYEDNSKKSRQKKFLAWQVCFYMRIVSLLVPLHMQIDYQYSIIVAGYAFNQMFLWGKSKNPLTFLAHKY; encoded by the exons ATGAAGCGGTGTAATTCAAGTGAAGACTGTCATGAGTTCCGAAAAAAGGAGCCACATTTGCAAGTGCAAGAGGTGACTCTACGAGGAAAGTCAACTCAGTCATCATCCTCCACCGTGAAGAGCGTTTTGAAGCGGAGCATCGAACTTAAACAGGCccagagaaaagaagaagagaaaagaaaagaagatacCGCTTCCAAGTGCAAAGATAATCTTGCTTTAAAGCAGTGGGCAACTATCTTGTCCGATGCCGGGTATTATTGTGAGGTGAGATCACTAGTGACGAGCATGGATTTCATGCCGTTTCCGGAATCGAAAGAAGCTCCGTGTTTTGCTCTAATCGTTGAGCGCTCCAGAGATTTGCCGTTTTCTGAAATTTCAGGCCCATTTCAGGCTGCAAGATTATTGGTATATCCAAACGGTGAATGGCAAATAGATAGCCCCATCGTAGAGTACAGAAGACTCCAAGTTGGAATGTTGAGTATGCCAATTAAGTCCGGGCAACTTATTGATCTTGCTCGAAAATGGCTATCCGAAAAGCATGTGCTGTGCCCTGGTTTGGTGGGTAGTGACGGAGAAAAACTAGAAAAAGAACTGGGTTATATTCCCAAAAACGTTAGCGTTTATGGTAGAAATTATGTTCGTTCGGTTGGCTGCAAGATCTGGCATGTCCCTGGTAGCAATTACGATCAGATGCAAAAGATGTGCGGTGAGTGTCTTGAGTGCTACAGATACGTGAAGAATGCCCTTGCCAAAAAACAGTCCTTGAGCTCATCTAAACGGGAGAAGCGACAAAATCCCAGCAGCAATTATGCAATTAAGTATTTGACGCCAAGAAGTAAGTCCATTCGTCTCGGGAAAACAAGGAAACTACGATCTCGAATGACTAAAAAAGTCAGGAAACTGTACAAGCAAACGAGCATTGAATTGCCACAGGAGCAGTCGTCGGAGCTTTGTAAGCTGGTTCAGGAGATAGAAAATTCGAACGAAGGGAAGCAAGAGCTTGAAACGATTTTTAGCGAGGGGAACCAGCTCACGGATAAGAAGGGTTACAAAGCAGGAAATTGCGTCAAGGGTATTTGGGAGAAAGATAGGGACGGTTTCtttaaagatcaaagaaaaaatg ttactggaaaaaatggaaatcgTTGGTCAGCAGTAACCATTCGAGTTG CCCTGGCTGTTTACACCAGGAGCCCTTCAGCATATGAGGCATTACATAATCTGAAGATTTTGCAGTTGCCTCACTCAAAAACCTGGAAGAAAGTCATCAACGCTGGTTCTGAGAAGGCTGGTATTGATGAAGAGTATCTGCTTAATCAGCACAAGACCTACACTATGTTccaaaaagaaagagagaggaTAGGCCATCCCAGACCATTAGGGCATGGAGTAATGATGTGGGATGAAGTCAAG ATTCAGATGAAAATTGCCTGGAATCTCAAAGGGGCTGGCATTACTGGCTTTAGTACTTCAGAGGATGAGCTGAAGGTGCTACACGATGTGTTCAGCACAGCGGTGGAGCCTGGTGCCCAGAAAGCGTCTTACATAGTGCAGTTCCTTTGGAGAGACCTAACCTCTAACTTTGATTTAATTGGTCCTTACTTTCCTGTTGGAAGTTCTATGCAATCCAGTGTTTTGCAGGAGTTTTTAATGCTTACTCTAAAAGCACTAACCAGTTATGGCTTTAAGGTGTCAATTATGCTGTGTGATGGAGCATCATCAAACCTTACTGTATTAAAGCTTCTCTCTGGCCACCCTAAAGCTCAGTTTCCTGCTAGACCTGATGCTGAAACATCCAGGGAATGCTACTATGTGGATGCCTCATTAACAAATCCAGAGGACCCACTGGGAAACCCTATTTTCGTGATGATATGCCCAAGCCATCAG CTGAAAAACATGATAGCAGCCCTTTATAGTTCAAGGGAACAGGGTGCCAAAGACTTCTGCAAAGATGAAGAAAAATTTGGATGGAGCACAGTTGAGAGGGTGTTTACCCAAGAACTCGAGAGGGCAGAAAATGGGCTGAGCCGTAGAGTTCCTGGGTTAAAATATGCATTCGTATACAGGGATAACTGGACGCGCCTGAATGTGAGGCCAGCGAAAATAATGCAG CAACGGTTTATGATAGCAGCCATCAAAGACCTTGCAAACGAACCAAATGAAGATGCAAGTGCATGTGGAAAGACAGCAGAGTACCTAGAAGCATGCAACCTGATATTTGAGCAAGGTCTCCTAAGCCGCCGAAGGATTAATGATGAAAAGAGCCCTGTTTTAGCAAACGTAAGGAAGGGGAtggaattttttgaaaattggtgTGCTAGCCATGAAGGAACAG